Proteins encoded by one window of Arachis ipaensis cultivar K30076 chromosome B04, Araip1.1, whole genome shotgun sequence:
- the LOC107637767 gene encoding phosphatidylinositol/phosphatidylcholine transfer protein SFH11-like — protein MAAWSMLMFLGEGCCVVVGWNGMMYFVHCGRSIVACLMVGVMVIVLVGLVASHEIFSHERKEKTLGIRYPVCSMAAKRHIASTTSILDVNGVGMSNFSMPARHLFMEIQKMDCSYYPETLHKLFIINARSGFKMLRKAVKTFLDVRIVAKVQVLGSNYLSVLLEAIDISNLLSFLGGKCTCSTYGGCLMSDRSPWKNQDLVKMIKVWQYLKMAYFLTLSTSKGLCFYLACMNSS, from the exons ATGGCTGCATGGTCAATGTTGATGTTTCTTGGTGAGGGTTGCTGTGTGGTTGTTGGGTGGAAtggtatgatgtattttgtgcattGTGGTAGGTCTATTGTTGCTTGCTTGATGGTTGGAGTTATGGTTATTGTATTGGTTGGATTG GTTGCTTCACATGAGATATTTTCAcatgagagaaaagagaaaacatTGGGAATAAGGTACCCTGTATGTTCAATGGCAGCTAAAAGGCACATAGCATCCACTACAAGTATCTTGGATGTTAATGGAGTA GGAATGTCTAATTTCTCAATGCCAGCAAGACACCTCTTTATGGAAATTCAGAAGATGGATTGTAGTTACTATCCTGAG ACTCTTCATAAGCTCTTTATTATCAATGCTAGATCTGGCTTCAAAATGCTACGAAAAGCCGTTAAGACATTCCTAGATGTTCGCATAGTAGCAAAAGTTCAA GTGTTAGGTTCTAATTATCTTAGTGTGTTACTTGAGGCTATTGATATAAG TAATTTGCTAAGTTTTTTGGGTGGTAAATGCACATGTTCTACTTATGGAGGATGCTTAATGAGTGATAGAAGTCCATGGAAAAATCAAGATCTAGTAAAAATGATTAAGGTTTGGCAGTACTTGAAAATGGCATATTTTTTAACTCTTTCAACATCAAAAGGGTTGTGCTTTTACTTGGCATGTATGAATAGTAGTTGA
- the LOC107636460 gene encoding uncharacterized protein LOC107636460 — translation MDTSSNPTPQPPIQSVIPSQPQPNPKGDINAITLRSGTQLKENGAKDSNPITITQEEERIDIEEVVEKETPQVIVEDETQPTKETPKTKRTLEEEIAQPLPFPTLAKKARKRIELDPKMDRILELETIPLGSSISALMGALPEKCDDPGPCMVTCTVNGVQFVDCMCDLGACVSIMPLSVYRVLKLPPLKRSTARFVLADKSIITVMGVVEDVLVNIKGLVFPIDFYVLEMPSSETERASSILLGRPFLRTSRFKLDAYSGTYSFEIDGRECNMSLGGARIERKLQLAELECLRLEAYDNSRLYKKQMKAIHDKNIRRKEFRPGDLVLLYNSRLRLLPGKLRSRWDGPYQVEKVEPYGVYHLRHPSSPDIFKVNGHRLKLYHGEQRKNSKKFEVFLLRDASLEQEL, via the exons ATGGACACATCATCAAATCCCACTCCTCAACCCCCAATCCAAAGCGTCATTCCCTCTCAACCTCAACCCAATCCTAAGGGggacatcaatgccatcaccctgagatcTGGAACACAATTAAAAGAGAATGGAGCAAAGGATTCAAATCCCATCACAATCACTCAAGAGGAGGAGAGAATAGATatagaagaggtagtggaaaagGAGACACCACAAGTCATAGTTGAGGATGAAACTCAACCAACAAAAGAGACCCCCAAGACTAAgagaaccttggaagaagaaattGCTCAACCACTCCCATTTCCAACACTTGCAAAGAAAGCTAGGAAGCGCATAGAactcgaccccaaaatg GATAGAATTCTTGAATTGGAAACCAtcccattggggagttctatttccgcTTTAATGGGAGCATTGCCCGAGAAGTGTGATGATCCAGGCCCTTGTATGGTCACTTGCACCGTCAATGGAGTTCAATTCgtagattgtatgtgtgacctcggagcatgtgttagcatcatgcctcTCTCCGTCTACCGAGTATTGAAGTTACCACCACTAAAAAGGTCGACGGCGAGATTTGTCCTAGCGGATAAAAGCATAATAACCGTGATGGGTGTTGTGGAAGATGTATTGGTGAACATCAAAGGGTTGGTATTTCCGATTGACTTCTATGTCCTTGAAATGCCATCAAGTGAAACCGAGAGAGCATCAtccatcctacttggaagaccatttttGAGAACTTCTAGATTTAAGCTAGATGCTTACTCGGGAACAtactcatttgagatagatgggaga GAATGCAATATGAGTTTGGGTGGAGCCAGAATAGAGAGAAAGCTTCAATTGGCGGAATTGGAGTGCTTGAGATTAGAAGCCTATGACAATTCTAGACTCTACAAGAAACAGATGAAAGCCATTCATGACAAGAACATTAGGAGAAAGGAATTTAGACCCGGTGATCTAGtgctcctttacaactcaaggttgagatTACTACCCGGAAAGCTTAGATCAAGATGGGATGGACCTTACCAAGTAGAGAAAGTAGAACCTTACGGGGTCTATCACTTGCGCCATCCATCAAGTCCGGACATTTTCAAGGTAAATGGGCACCGTCTCAAATTGTACcatggtgagcaaagaaagaacTCCAAGAAATTTGAAGTGTTCCTCTTGAGGGATGCATCTCTTGAACAAGAGCTTTGA